Proteins from a single region of Candidatus Poribacteria bacterium:
- a CDS encoding alpha/beta hydrolase — MSDSSRRAELYGLLGDLPPRDRPISVLERSVRTADDGYVIEDLLLDLNGIEPVPAYFVKPAGSGDAALPTVLYNHAHGGDYALGKDELTEGRTALQTPPYAKLLTDMGCAALCMDTWVFGKRHNASESSVFKRMIWHGQVLWGMMVYDSIRGIDYLCSRRDVDAGRLGTVGISMGSTMAWWVAALDERVRTCVDICCLTDFHALIDAGGLDGHGIYYYVPRLLRHFTTARINALIAPRAHLSLAGLRDTLTPPAGLERIDAELRQVYTTHGASERWKLLTYDVGHEETAEMRREIVQFLRDTL; from the coding sequence ATGTCCGACTCGAGTCGCCGCGCCGAGCTCTACGGTCTCCTGGGCGACCTTCCGCCGCGCGACCGCCCCATCTCCGTGCTGGAACGATCCGTCCGAACCGCCGACGACGGCTACGTCATCGAAGACCTGCTACTAGACCTGAACGGCATCGAGCCGGTTCCCGCTTACTTCGTGAAGCCCGCCGGAAGCGGCGACGCCGCGCTGCCCACGGTTCTCTACAATCACGCTCACGGCGGCGACTACGCCCTCGGCAAGGACGAACTCACCGAAGGGCGAACCGCCCTCCAGACCCCGCCCTACGCCAAACTCCTGACCGACATGGGCTGCGCCGCGCTCTGCATGGACACGTGGGTGTTCGGCAAGAGGCACAACGCGAGCGAATCATCTGTCTTCAAGCGAATGATCTGGCACGGTCAGGTCCTGTGGGGGATGATGGTCTACGACTCGATCCGCGGGATCGACTACCTCTGCAGCCGTCGCGACGTGGACGCAGGGCGGCTGGGAACCGTGGGCATCTCCATGGGCAGCACGATGGCGTGGTGGGTCGCCGCCCTCGACGAGCGGGTCCGCACCTGCGTCGACATCTGCTGCCTGACGGACTTCCACGCTCTCATCGACGCGGGCGGGCTCGATGGGCACGGCATCTACTACTACGTACCGCGCCTGCTCCGGCACTTCACGACGGCGCGGATCAACGCGCTCATCGCGCCGCGCGCCCACCTGAGCCTCGCGGGTCTTCGAGACACCCTCACGCCGCCAGCGGGTCTGGAACGCATCGACGCGGAGCTTCGGCAGGTCTACACGACGCACGGCGCGTCCGAGCGATGGAAGCTGCTCACCTACGACGTGGGGCACGAGGAGACCGCCGAGATGCGCCGCGAGATCGTCCAGTTCCTGCGCGATACCCTCTGA
- a CDS encoding KamA family radical SAM protein, with protein sequence MTEDAAPWAEDWRDVFRGGVSTAEELARRFDLDVESLRRIEKEFPFRINRYYLSLIESKDDPIWKQVVPDIEELQGEIGYDDPLAEESDSPILNLTHRYPDRVLFYINHQCPIYCRFCTRKRKVGDPHSLPKEEIDRGIQYIRDHPEIRDIVVSGGDALMLSDQRIDEILGKLRAIPHVEILRVATRVPCALPQRVTSELCAVLKKHHPLYINTHFNHPREVTPEAEKACGMLADAGIPLGCQTVLLRGVNDDPATMKELMQRLLRIRVKPYYIYQADLVQGTDHFRTSVRRGLEIIQALRGHTSGMAVPHFVIDAPGGGGKIALLPDAVVEWNDQEIVLRNYEGNIYRYPNVPEELASPVIPQSSLVRFDAR encoded by the coding sequence ATGACCGAAGACGCCGCGCCATGGGCGGAGGATTGGCGGGACGTGTTCCGAGGCGGAGTATCGACCGCGGAGGAATTGGCTCGACGGTTCGACCTCGACGTGGAATCGCTCCGGCGGATCGAGAAGGAATTCCCGTTTCGGATCAACCGTTATTACCTGAGCTTGATCGAGTCGAAAGACGATCCGATCTGGAAGCAGGTGGTGCCGGACATCGAGGAGCTCCAAGGTGAAATCGGGTACGACGACCCGCTCGCCGAGGAATCGGACAGTCCGATCCTGAACCTGACGCACCGTTATCCAGATCGCGTGCTCTTCTACATCAACCATCAGTGTCCGATCTACTGCCGATTCTGCACCCGGAAGCGGAAGGTGGGCGATCCCCACTCGTTGCCGAAGGAAGAGATCGACCGGGGGATCCAGTACATTCGCGACCATCCGGAGATACGCGACATCGTCGTGTCCGGCGGCGATGCGCTGATGCTGTCCGATCAGCGGATCGACGAGATTCTCGGGAAGCTGCGCGCGATTCCGCATGTGGAGATACTTCGCGTTGCGACGCGTGTTCCATGCGCGCTGCCGCAGCGGGTCACGTCCGAACTGTGCGCCGTGCTCAAGAAGCACCATCCGCTCTACATCAACACGCATTTCAATCACCCCCGAGAGGTGACTCCGGAGGCGGAGAAAGCGTGTGGCATGCTGGCAGATGCCGGGATTCCGCTGGGTTGTCAGACCGTTTTGCTGAGGGGAGTCAACGACGATCCGGCGACGATGAAGGAGTTGATGCAGCGGCTGCTCCGGATCCGTGTGAAGCCGTACTACATCTACCAAGCGGACCTGGTTCAGGGCACGGATCACTTTCGGACGTCGGTTCGCAGGGGACTCGAGATCATTCAGGCTCTCAGGGGACACACGTCCGGTATGGCGGTACCGCATTTCGTCATCGACGCGCCCGGAGGCGGCGGGAAGATCGCGCTTCTGCCGGACGCGGTCGTTGAGTGGAACGATCAGGAAATCGTGCTGCGCAACTACGAAGGGAACATCTACCGATACCCGAACGTCCCGGAAGAGCTCGCGTCGCCGGTGATTCCGCAGAGCTCGCTGGTCCGCTTCGACGCTCGATGA
- a CDS encoding zinc-binding dehydrogenase, whose protein sequence is MEAAHLRRGARGDRRDAPRDRPVPARYPLTTGRCVMRIREIRITEPFRAEVSESELDPIPGDGNALIRTEFSGISSGTELAVFTGKHQWLTDPNYPSWRFPFRSGYSACGVVEAVGSGVTGLEPGTRVAYAGNHTSRAIRPARSCWRVPEGVRPEFAAFTCIVRYGFGAAARVPTTMGRSVVVQGLGVIGQSAVRAFAASGAYPVIGVDPFANRRETALLGGADAVLDPGDNFPVALREANGGELPDIVADATGVPAGVVSAMGMTREGGQCVIVGSPRGTVPEMNFYPDMHKRCIEVLGAHGDFLFGPIGARLGWNVDRAMRWILEQTASGRLRDAGIPTECAAPSEAIDVYDRLLNGKDTIVSAAFDWSRG, encoded by the coding sequence ATGGAAGCTGCTCACCTACGACGTGGGGCACGAGGAGACCGCCGAGATGCGCCGCGAGATCGTCCAGTTCCTGCGCGATACCCTCTGACGACAGGACGCTGCGTCATGCGCATCCGCGAGATACGAATCACCGAGCCCTTCCGCGCCGAGGTCTCCGAGTCGGAGCTCGACCCGATTCCAGGCGACGGCAACGCGCTGATCCGCACGGAGTTCAGCGGCATCAGCTCAGGAACGGAGCTCGCCGTTTTCACCGGCAAGCACCAGTGGTTGACGGACCCGAACTACCCGAGCTGGCGTTTCCCGTTCCGGTCGGGATACAGCGCGTGCGGTGTCGTCGAGGCGGTCGGATCGGGTGTGACAGGGCTGGAGCCTGGAACGCGGGTCGCGTACGCCGGAAACCACACGTCGCGCGCGATCCGTCCGGCGCGGTCGTGCTGGCGTGTTCCGGAGGGCGTGCGTCCCGAGTTCGCGGCGTTCACGTGCATCGTGCGCTACGGCTTCGGGGCTGCGGCGCGCGTTCCGACGACGATGGGGCGCTCCGTCGTCGTCCAGGGGTTGGGCGTCATCGGGCAGTCTGCTGTACGGGCGTTCGCCGCGTCGGGCGCGTACCCGGTCATCGGTGTCGATCCGTTCGCCAACCGTCGTGAAACGGCGCTGCTGGGCGGCGCGGACGCCGTGCTCGACCCGGGCGATAACTTCCCTGTCGCTCTGCGCGAAGCGAACGGCGGGGAGTTGCCGGACATCGTCGCCGACGCGACGGGCGTTCCGGCGGGAGTCGTGAGTGCGATGGGCATGACCCGCGAAGGCGGACAGTGCGTCATCGTCGGATCGCCGCGCGGGACGGTTCCTGAGATGAACTTCTATCCCGACATGCACAAGCGGTGCATCGAAGTGCTCGGCGCACACGGCGACTTCCTGTTCGGACCCATCGGAGCGCGCCTCGGCTGGAACGTGGATCGGGCGATGCGATGGATTCTCGAACAGACGGCGTCCGGTCGGCTGCGCGACGCCGGCATCCCGACGGAGTGCGCTGCGCCGTCCGAGGCTATCGATGTCTACGACCGGCTTCTCAACGGCAAGGACACGATCGTATCAGCCGCGTTCGATTGGTCGCGCGGCTAG
- the folB gene encoding dihydroneopterin aldolase yields the protein MMPMSDAVSDRIRLRGIRFHGRHGVFDVEREVGQWYRVDVDLLVDLRVAGRTDDLGESVDYGDVCRRIVVLGSERSYRLIEALAEAIADMVLGSFAVSGVRVLVEKTPPPALVDMLAPWGSVESSAVEIVRSREE from the coding sequence ATGATGCCGATGTCGGATGCCGTCTCGGATCGGATTCGGCTGCGTGGGATCCGGTTCCACGGACGCCACGGCGTGTTCGATGTCGAACGCGAAGTCGGGCAATGGTATCGGGTCGATGTCGACCTGCTGGTGGACTTGAGGGTTGCCGGTCGGACGGACGACCTGGGCGAGTCCGTGGATTATGGCGACGTATGCCGGAGGATCGTCGTCCTCGGCTCGGAGCGCAGCTACCGACTGATCGAGGCACTCGCCGAGGCGATCGCCGACATGGTCTTGGGTTCGTTTGCCGTATCGGGAGTTCGAGTGCTGGTCGAAAAAACGCCCCCTCCCGCGTTGGTAGACATGCTCGCGCCGTGGGGGAGCGTCGAATCATCTGCGGTGGAGATAGTCCGCTCGCGGGAAGAGTAA
- a CDS encoding aminopeptidase P family protein has translation MLMDDRTAILLVSASEKDANMYYATRLFVPDAFIYLRTSGESVAVIGNLELERAREHATVDRVLPLAQYWKLAQDKHQKTPSTGEIVDILLREFGVDRVIVPPDFSLKFADSIRSYGYTVEAKPEPFFEERMVKTADEIELMRQTIQVTEAALASGIDLIRTAKIGKDDVLMRDGKPLASSHVRQAVHCYLTMHECVASHTVVSCGEQTTSPHQEGAGSLYANQPIIIDCSPKSFGNGYYADLTRTVVRGKASDPLRRQYETVIEAQQHAYSLLKPGASGKDVHAAVAKFLDDRGYKTHAVDGKPQGFFHATGHGIGLEGHERPHLALRDHVLSSGNILAIEPALYYSGVGGVRIEDDVLVMDDGVEVLSTLDRTLEI, from the coding sequence ATGCTGATGGATGATCGGACTGCGATCCTACTCGTGAGCGCGAGCGAGAAGGACGCGAACATGTACTATGCCACACGGCTGTTCGTGCCGGACGCGTTCATCTACCTCCGAACCTCCGGCGAGAGCGTTGCCGTGATCGGGAACCTGGAGCTGGAGCGCGCCCGCGAGCACGCAACCGTGGACCGTGTGCTGCCTCTTGCCCAGTACTGGAAACTGGCGCAGGACAAGCACCAGAAGACGCCCAGCACCGGCGAAATCGTCGACATCCTTCTCCGAGAGTTCGGTGTAGACAGGGTCATCGTACCGCCCGACTTCAGCCTCAAGTTCGCCGATTCCATCCGCTCTTACGGCTACACCGTCGAAGCCAAGCCGGAACCGTTCTTCGAAGAACGGATGGTCAAGACCGCAGACGAGATCGAGTTGATGCGGCAGACCATCCAAGTCACCGAAGCAGCCCTCGCGTCAGGGATCGACTTGATCCGCACTGCGAAGATCGGCAAGGACGACGTCCTCATGCGCGACGGCAAGCCGCTTGCATCCAGCCATGTCCGCCAAGCGGTCCACTGCTATCTGACCATGCACGAGTGCGTCGCCTCCCATACCGTCGTCTCGTGCGGCGAGCAGACCACTTCGCCCCATCAGGAGGGCGCGGGATCTCTGTACGCCAACCAGCCGATCATCATCGACTGCTCGCCCAAGAGCTTCGGCAACGGCTACTACGCCGACCTGACTCGAACCGTCGTGCGTGGCAAGGCTTCCGATCCGCTCCGTCGCCAGTACGAAACGGTGATAGAGGCGCAGCAGCACGCCTACTCGCTGCTGAAACCCGGAGCCAGCGGCAAGGACGTCCATGCCGCCGTCGCGAAGTTCCTCGACGACCGCGGCTACAAGACGCACGCCGTCGACGGGAAGCCGCAGGGCTTCTTCCATGCCACGGGTCACGGGATCGGCTTGGAGGGACACGAACGCCCGCACTTGGCGCTGCGCGACCATGTCCTATCGAGCGGCAATATCCTCGCCATCGAGCCGGCGTTGTACTACTCCGGTGTCGGGGGGGTCCGAATCGAAGATGACGTGCTCGTGATGGACGATGGCGTCGAGGTGCTTTCCACGCTCGACCGCACGCTCGAGATCTGA
- a CDS encoding DUF4838 domain-containing protein, with translation MLLLADAGMTEYVITVAAEASAPERHAAQELSRYLGEIAGARFEIVAPDAKGNRPCLAVGAGAATAAGLDPEELEDLGDDGLLIRTQDPDIVLSGGAGAPRGTLYAVYTFLEDTLGCRWWTHEASYIPSMPRLEIPDLNRRFVPILEYREPFHFHAFDGDWAVRNKSNGNSERLDAQRGGKHVYKGFVHTFFPLVPPEKHFAEHPEWYSEIEGKRVHERAQLCLTNPELLEFLTERVREWLRESPEATIISVSQNDWHGACTCDNCRAIDEEEGSHAGTLLRFVNAVAERIEDEFPNVAVDTLAYQYTRKPPKVTKPRHNVIVRLCSIECNFAQPLSHESNRAFREDIEGWYAICDRLYIWDYVTDFRHYVQPHPNWYVLGENVRFFVEHGVKGLFEQGSYQSLGGEMAELRAWVLAKMLWDPSRNASALIDEFLTGFYGHAAPHIVDYMHSVHDAVIAANYHLGCFTPHDAPFLSPDLILEALRHFSAAKSAVRNDRERLAHVELASLAPMYLALMRWDEVRERADATGQEWVLADKRLAAVEDFAVIYDANRMTHLAEWGERNIDWLRRECAK, from the coding sequence ATGCTGCTGCTCGCAGACGCCGGCATGACCGAGTACGTCATCACCGTGGCGGCGGAGGCATCCGCTCCGGAACGGCACGCCGCACAGGAACTGTCACGCTATCTGGGCGAGATCGCCGGTGCCCGGTTCGAGATCGTCGCTCCGGATGCGAAGGGGAACCGCCCATGCCTTGCCGTCGGAGCGGGAGCCGCCACGGCGGCGGGACTCGATCCTGAGGAGCTCGAGGACTTGGGCGATGACGGTCTGCTCATTCGCACGCAAGACCCCGACATCGTCCTGAGCGGCGGAGCCGGGGCTCCGCGTGGGACGCTCTACGCGGTCTACACGTTCCTTGAGGACACGCTCGGATGCCGCTGGTGGACGCACGAGGCGAGCTACATTCCGAGCATGCCGCGACTCGAGATTCCCGACCTGAACCGGCGGTTCGTGCCGATCTTGGAGTATCGAGAGCCGTTCCACTTCCACGCGTTCGACGGCGACTGGGCGGTTCGCAACAAATCGAACGGCAACTCGGAACGCCTCGACGCGCAGCGCGGCGGCAAGCATGTCTACAAGGGGTTCGTCCACACGTTCTTCCCGCTGGTTCCGCCGGAGAAGCACTTCGCGGAACATCCTGAGTGGTACTCGGAGATCGAGGGCAAGCGCGTTCATGAACGCGCCCAGCTCTGCCTGACGAACCCGGAGCTCCTGGAGTTCCTCACGGAGCGCGTCCGCGAATGGCTCCGCGAGAGCCCGGAGGCGACGATCATCTCCGTGTCGCAGAACGACTGGCACGGCGCGTGTACGTGCGACAACTGCCGCGCGATCGACGAGGAAGAGGGGAGCCACGCCGGAACGCTGCTGCGCTTCGTCAACGCCGTCGCCGAGCGGATCGAAGACGAGTTCCCCAACGTCGCCGTCGATACGCTGGCTTACCAGTACACGCGCAAGCCGCCGAAGGTCACGAAACCTCGGCACAACGTCATCGTCCGGTTGTGCAGCATCGAGTGCAACTTCGCGCAGCCGCTCAGCCACGAGAGCAACCGCGCCTTCCGCGAAGACATCGAGGGCTGGTACGCCATCTGCGACCGCCTCTACATCTGGGACTACGTGACGGACTTCCGCCACTACGTCCAGCCGCACCCAAACTGGTACGTGCTGGGCGAGAACGTCCGGTTCTTCGTGGAACACGGGGTCAAGGGTCTCTTCGAGCAGGGCTCCTACCAGTCGCTCGGCGGCGAGATGGCGGAGCTCCGCGCATGGGTTCTCGCCAAGATGCTCTGGGACCCGTCGCGGAACGCCTCAGCGCTCATCGACGAGTTCCTCACAGGCTTCTACGGACACGCCGCGCCGCACATCGTCGATTACATGCACAGCGTCCACGACGCCGTCATCGCGGCGAACTACCACCTGGGATGCTTCACGCCGCACGACGCGCCGTTCCTGAGTCCCGATCTGATCCTCGAAGCCCTGCGCCACTTCTCCGCCGCCAAGAGCGCGGTTCGCAACGATCGTGAGCGGCTCGCGCACGTCGAGCTGGCGAGCCTCGCGCCGATGTATCTGGCGCTGATGCGCTGGGATGAGGTGCGGGAACGCGCCGATGCGACGGGTCAGGAGTGGGTGCTCGCCGACAAACGGCTCGCCGCCGTCGAGGACTTCGCGGTCATCTACGACGCGAACCGGATGACCCACCTCGCCGAGTGGGGCGAGCGGAACATCGACTGGCTGCGGAGGGAGTGCGCGAAGTAG
- a CDS encoding UPF0365 family protein: MGDSIAFLTILVVFGGILFLFLLFYFVPMGLWISALFAGVRVRLIGDLVGMRLRRVSPPRIIGPMINATKAGITSRHGVNISKLEGHYLARGDVARVINSLIAADKAGIELSFERATAIDLAGRDVFEAVQVSVNPRVISTPVVWAVARDGVQLKATARVTVRANIERLVGGAGEETILARVGEGIVSAIGSAQDYKEVLENPDIISQKVLARGLDAGTAFEILSIDIADVDVGENIGARLAAEQAEADLVVFQAKAEERAAMARAREQEMKARVQEMQAHVVEAEASVPRALAEAFRAGNIAGGAEAS; the protein is encoded by the coding sequence ATGGGCGACTCCATCGCGTTCCTGACGATCCTCGTCGTCTTCGGCGGAATCCTCTTCCTGTTCCTGCTCTTCTACTTCGTCCCGATGGGGTTGTGGATATCCGCCCTGTTCGCCGGTGTCCGAGTGCGCCTGATCGGCGATCTGGTCGGGATGCGCCTCAGGCGTGTGTCGCCGCCCCGGATCATCGGGCCCATGATCAACGCGACGAAGGCGGGCATCACGTCCCGCCATGGCGTCAACATCTCTAAGCTCGAAGGTCACTATCTCGCGCGAGGCGACGTCGCGCGTGTCATCAACTCCCTGATCGCCGCCGACAAGGCAGGGATCGAGCTCAGCTTCGAGCGGGCGACTGCCATCGACCTCGCGGGCCGCGACGTCTTCGAGGCGGTGCAGGTCAGCGTGAACCCGCGCGTCATCTCGACGCCCGTCGTCTGGGCGGTCGCCCGCGACGGCGTGCAGCTCAAGGCGACAGCGCGCGTCACGGTTCGAGCGAATATCGAACGACTCGTCGGCGGCGCAGGCGAAGAGACCATCCTGGCGCGCGTCGGAGAGGGCATCGTCTCCGCCATCGGTTCAGCTCAGGACTACAAAGAGGTCTTGGAGAACCCCGACATCATCTCGCAGAAGGTCCTCGCCAGAGGGCTGGACGCCGGCACCGCGTTCGAGATCCTCTCCATCGACATCGCCGACGTGGACGTCGGCGAGAACATCGGCGCTCGACTGGCGGCGGAGCAGGCGGAAGCCGATCTCGTTGTGTTCCAAGCCAAGGCGGAGGAACGCGCCGCCATGGCGCGCGCCCGTGAGCAGGAGATGAAGGCGCGCGTGCAAGAGATGCAGGCGCACGTCGTCGAGGCGGAAGCCAGCGTGCCGCGAGCGCTCGCCGAGGCGTTCCGAGCCGGCAACATCGCCGGAGGCGCCGAAGCGTCCTAG
- a CDS encoding nodulation protein NfeD, translating into MHAKSARQVRSGANRRHPMRSVPRSPRSVSYPVFLIALVLLSLHGAAFGATVNVIEIRSEISKGLATYIERALKDAERSADVIVFDMHTPGGRVDAMGDIVNAIFETEKPTIAYVRTEAISAGAVIALASDQIVMAPGSTIGDAAPVSQGGEELGEKVISYIRGKIRATAERNGRNPAIAEAMVDKKKVLVRSEAGVEALTPAEFAERKASDPSIEVLSHEGELLTLTTDAALDLGFVELRAVNLDELLAAYSLAEVDGKPRVYTTSHLETARASEPKLRVIESLEGAQVIRMSKSILERLAIGVTGTLFGSLLLSIGMVGILIELRTPGFGIPGIAGILSLALFFGGHMLAEVQASYGLLAFLIGLVLLALEIFVIPGFGVAGISGIALMVGGLLFVFGQSAQSLSGALTSLSISILGTITLAVVLGMALPKTRAWNRLILGVEERSADGYRAPRADLAGLLGLSGTSVSQLRPAGVAEIGGQRVDVVADGEFIASNQPVEVVQVEGVRVVVRRTKASA; encoded by the coding sequence ATGCACGCCAAGTCTGCACGCCAAGTCCGGTCGGGCGCGAACAGGAGGCACCCGATGCGATCGGTTCCCCGCTCTCCACGCAGCGTGTCGTACCCGGTCTTTCTGATCGCCCTGGTCCTCTTGTCCCTCCACGGCGCGGCGTTCGGGGCGACCGTCAACGTCATCGAGATCCGCTCCGAGATCAGCAAGGGACTCGCCACCTACATCGAGCGCGCGCTCAAGGACGCCGAACGATCCGCCGACGTCATCGTATTCGACATGCACACGCCCGGCGGGCGCGTCGACGCGATGGGCGACATCGTGAACGCGATCTTCGAGACCGAGAAGCCGACCATCGCCTACGTCCGCACCGAGGCGATATCCGCCGGAGCCGTCATCGCGCTGGCATCCGATCAGATCGTCATGGCTCCGGGCTCCACCATCGGAGACGCCGCTCCCGTCAGTCAGGGCGGCGAGGAGCTCGGCGAGAAGGTCATTTCCTACATTCGCGGCAAGATCCGTGCGACCGCCGAGCGAAACGGCAGGAACCCCGCCATCGCCGAAGCCATGGTCGATAAGAAGAAGGTCCTTGTCCGATCCGAAGCGGGCGTCGAGGCGCTCACGCCTGCTGAGTTCGCGGAGCGGAAGGCGTCGGACCCTTCCATCGAAGTGCTCAGCCACGAGGGCGAACTGCTGACGCTCACAACCGACGCCGCGCTCGACCTCGGTTTCGTCGAGCTGCGCGCCGTGAACCTGGACGAACTGCTCGCCGCCTACTCCCTCGCCGAAGTGGATGGCAAGCCTCGCGTCTACACCACATCGCACCTGGAGACGGCTCGCGCGTCGGAACCGAAGCTCCGCGTTATCGAGTCGCTGGAGGGGGCGCAGGTCATCCGCATGAGCAAGTCGATCCTGGAACGGCTCGCGATCGGGGTCACGGGGACGCTCTTCGGTTCTCTCCTGCTGTCCATCGGCATGGTGGGCATCCTGATTGAGTTGCGCACGCCCGGATTCGGCATCCCGGGCATCGCCGGGATACTCAGCCTGGCGCTCTTCTTCGGCGGACACATGCTCGCCGAGGTGCAAGCAAGCTACGGATTGCTCGCGTTCCTGATCGGGCTCGTTCTGCTGGCGCTCGAAATCTTCGTCATACCGGGGTTCGGCGTCGCGGGCATATCGGGGATCGCCCTGATGGTCGGGGGTCTGCTCTTCGTCTTCGGTCAATCGGCGCAGAGCCTCAGCGGCGCGCTGACCTCGCTGTCCATCTCCATCCTCGGCACGATCACGCTGGCAGTCGTGCTCGGGATGGCGCTCCCGAAAACACGAGCATGGAACCGGCTCATCCTGGGCGTCGAGGAGCGGAGCGCCGACGGCTACCGCGCGCCTCGCGCCGACCTGGCAGGTCTGCTCGGACTCAGCGGCACGTCGGTGTCGCAGTTGCGCCCCGCCGGCGTCGCCGAGATCGGCGGACAGCGCGTCGATGTCGTCGCCGACGGCGAGTTCATCGCGTCGAACCAGCCGGTCGAGGTGGTCCAAGTCGAGGGCGTGCGAGTCGTCGTGCGCCGAACCAAGGCATCCGCGTAG
- a CDS encoding UPF0365 family protein has product MFQFSAVVIVLVVAFVVALSWMVPIGLWVAARAAGVHVRIFGDLVAMKLRRVPPRVVVDPLIAATKAGLSLALPSLEAHFLAGGKVERVVQALIEADKAHIPLEFERAAAIDLAGRDVLEAVSMSITPKVIETPKIVAVAKNGIQLVVTARVTVRANIDRLVGGAGEATVIARVGQGIITTIGSSETHAEVQESPESISRTVLNAGLATGTAFEILSIDIADVDVGDNIGAKLQRDRAEAELKIARAKAEERRAIAQAQEQEMRAVVEEKNADLVEAEAEVPLAIAEAFRSGRLGIRDYYSLRNLMADTDMRQAIAAGGDESGDRRSYGRFSG; this is encoded by the coding sequence ATGTTCCAGTTTTCAGCCGTCGTCATCGTGCTGGTGGTCGCGTTCGTCGTCGCGCTCAGTTGGATGGTTCCCATCGGGCTGTGGGTCGCGGCGCGCGCGGCAGGTGTGCACGTCCGCATCTTCGGCGATCTGGTCGCGATGAAGCTGCGGCGCGTCCCGCCCCGCGTCGTCGTCGATCCGCTGATCGCCGCGACGAAGGCGGGCTTGTCCCTCGCGCTGCCGAGCCTCGAAGCGCACTTCCTCGCCGGCGGCAAAGTCGAGCGGGTCGTCCAGGCGCTCATCGAAGCGGACAAGGCGCACATCCCACTGGAGTTCGAACGCGCCGCCGCCATCGACCTGGCGGGCAGAGACGTGCTCGAAGCCGTCAGCATGTCGATCACGCCGAAGGTCATCGAGACGCCCAAGATCGTCGCCGTCGCCAAGAACGGCATCCAACTCGTCGTGACGGCGCGCGTCACGGTTCGGGCGAACATCGACCGGCTCGTCGGGGGAGCCGGGGAAGCCACCGTCATCGCCCGCGTCGGACAGGGCATCATCACGACCATCGGTTCCTCGGAGACACACGCGGAAGTCCAGGAGAGCCCGGAGAGCATCTCGCGAACCGTCCTCAACGCGGGGCTCGCGACGGGAACGGCGTTTGAGATTCTCTCCATCGACATCGCCGACGTCGACGTGGGCGACAATATCGGCGCGAAGCTCCAGCGCGACCGCGCCGAGGCGGAGCTCAAGATCGCCCGCGCCAAGGCGGAGGAACGACGAGCGATCGCCCAGGCTCAGGAACAGGAGATGAGAGCCGTCGTCGAGGAGAAGAACGCCGACCTCGTCGAAGCGGAAGCCGAGGTTCCCTTGGCAATCGCCGAAGCGTTCCGTTCGGGGCGGCTCGGTATCCGCGACTACTACTCGCTGCGGAACCTGATGGCGGACACGGACATGCGCCAGGCAATCGCCGCCGGAGGCGATGAGAGCGGAGATCGTCGGAGCTATGGTCGATTCTCCGGCTAG